One region of Rhodocaloribacter litoris genomic DNA includes:
- the aroQ gene encoding type II 3-dehydroquinate dehydratase, translating to MKLLILNGPNLNLLGTREPATYGRTTLDDLEAGLRRAFPEVTFAFFQSNHEGDLIDRLHAAQDERLDGIVFNPGGYTHTSVALRDAVAAIDVPVLEVHLSNIHAREDFRHRSMLAPVCAGQISGLGPAGYHLAVQYFVAHSRLSGDEAL from the coding sequence ATGAAGCTCCTGATCCTCAACGGGCCGAACCTGAACCTGCTGGGCACGCGCGAGCCGGCCACCTACGGCCGCACCACGCTCGACGACCTGGAAGCCGGCCTCCGGCGGGCTTTCCCGGAGGTGACGTTCGCGTTCTTTCAAAGCAACCACGAGGGGGACCTGATCGACCGGCTCCACGCCGCACAGGACGAGCGGCTCGACGGCATCGTGTTCAACCCGGGGGGCTACACGCACACGTCCGTCGCGCTCCGCGATGCCGTGGCGGCCATCGACGTGCCGGTCCTGGAAGTGCACCTTTCGAACATCCACGCACGCGAGGACTTTCGTCACCGCTCGATGCTGGCGCCGGTGTGTGCCGGGCAGATCAGCGGCCTTGGCCCCGCGGGCTACCACCTGGCCGTGCAGTATTTCGTGGCACACTCCCGCCTGTCTGGCGATGAAGCGCTGTAA
- a CDS encoding MBL fold metallo-hydrolase, translating into MADAPPLKVTLLGTGTSTGVPVIGCDCRVCRSDDPRDHRTRCACLVTCGDLHLVIDTGPDFRRQALREGFRRVDAVLFTHHHFDHVVGLDDLRPFFFDNRAPIPCFARPNTADVLRSMFRYIFCDGSYPGVPKLHLRAVEGPFEVASRYGTGRSVHVEPVEVFHGALPLYGYRIGRFAYLTDTSRIPDESLARLHGLDVLVLDALRYEPHPTHFTIDEAVAVARHLGARQTYLIHMTHSILHAEVDARLPKGVNLGYDGLSFDVAGGPMS; encoded by the coding sequence ATGGCTGACGCCCCGCCGCTCAAGGTGACCCTCCTGGGAACCGGCACCTCCACCGGGGTGCCCGTCATCGGCTGCGACTGCCGCGTCTGCCGCTCCGACGACCCGCGCGACCACCGGACCCGCTGCGCCTGCCTGGTCACCTGCGGCGACCTGCACCTCGTCATCGACACGGGGCCGGATTTCCGCCGGCAGGCCCTCCGCGAGGGCTTTCGTCGTGTCGATGCCGTCCTCTTCACCCACCACCACTTCGATCACGTCGTCGGCCTGGACGACCTGCGTCCCTTCTTTTTCGACAACCGGGCTCCGATCCCCTGTTTTGCCCGGCCCAACACCGCCGACGTGCTCCGCAGCATGTTTCGGTACATCTTCTGCGACGGCTCCTACCCCGGTGTGCCGAAGCTCCACCTGCGAGCGGTCGAAGGGCCGTTCGAGGTGGCAAGCCGGTATGGCACGGGTAGGTCGGTGCACGTCGAGCCCGTCGAGGTCTTTCACGGCGCGTTGCCCCTCTATGGCTACCGCATCGGCCGCTTCGCCTACCTCACCGACACCAGCCGCATCCCGGACGAGAGCCTCGCCCGGCTGCACGGCCTGGATGTGCTGGTGCTCGACGCCCTGCGCTACGAACCCCACCCGACCCACTTCACCATCGACGAGGCCGTTGCCGTGGCGCGGCACCTCGGGGCCCGGCAGACCTACCTGATCCACATGACGCACAGCATCCTGCACGCCGAGGTGGATGCCCGCCTCCCGAAAGGTGTCAACCTGGGCTACGATGGCTTATCTTTCGACGTCGCCGGCGGGCCGATGTCCTGA